The DNA region ACGGCCCGGTCTCGGCCTTCGCGGACGCGCTGGCCCGGATCGGCGTGGACGTACGGGTGCTGGACTACGCCGAGCACGCGCTGAGCGAGGGCGGCGACGCCCAGGCCGCCGCGTACGTGGAGTGCGCGGTGGACGGCAAGGTGCTGTGGGGCGTGGGCATCGACGGCAACACCGTGCTGGCCTCGCTGAAGGCGATGATCAGCGCCGTCAACCGCTCGCAGCGCGGCTAATTCGTACGGGCGGTACGCGAAGGGCCGTCCTGCCGGGCGGCCCTTCGCCGTGCCCGTCGCGCGTTGTGGTCTGCGCCACATTTTTTCGGATCGGAAGCCGTTCGAGGTACTGACACGTGCCGGTAACCATGGCAACATCGATCCACCGGAAAGCCGGGCCGGTGGGACGGCCTCGGTGTCCGGTCGCGTGACCTGCCCATAGTTGTGCAGGCCGCCTGCCATGTCTGGGGAGTGGCGCCGTGACCAGGTTGTGTGGTGTTCGCCCGAGGTGGCGGACCGACGTTCTCGGTGACTTCTTCTGCCCGGGCTGCGGCGGCGACCGCAACTACCGTCGGCAGCACGGCCGGCGGTGGCTGCGGCTGCTGGGGACGCCCGTCCTCCCGCTCGGACCGGTGATCGGCAGCGTGCAGTGCACCAGCTGCCACGGGCGCTACGGCGTCGAAGCCCTGGAGCAGCCCACCAGTGTGCGCCTCGGCGCGATGCTGCGGGACGCCCAGTACACCATCGCGCTGGCCCTGCTCGCGGCCGGCGGCACCGCCCACCGGGCGGCCCGCGAGGCGGCCTGCGCGGCGGTGCGCGAGGCCGGGTTCGAGGACTGCGGCGAGGCCCAGGTGCTGGCCGCGCTCGCCGCGCTGTCCGGGCTCGGCGGCGAGCTCCACGACGCCCACGGGATGGCCGGGGGCCTGGCCGTGGAGCTGCACGCGGCGCTCGAACCGCTGGCCCCGCACCTGGCCCAGCAGGGCAGGGAGCGGCTGTTGCTGCAGGGCGCCGCGATCGCCCTGGCCGACGGGCGCTACCTGCCGCAGGAGCGCGAGGTGCTGGCCGCGGTCGGGAGTTGTCTGGACCTGCCGAAGGGCCAGGTGCCGGCGCTGCTGGAGGCGGCGACCCGGGCGCCGTACGAGAACCTGTAAGAGGCTGAGCCTGGCGGCCCCCGAGACCTTCCGCATCCCCCACAAACGGGCCCGAAACCCCCTCCGGGCCCGCCGTGACCCGCACCGCAGTGGTCCTCCCCCACGGCCCCGGTGCGGGCACCACGGCTGTCCGTGGGCGGGCGGGCCCTGGGGGACAATGGTTCCCATGAGTCTTTTCCGGGACGACGGCGTCGTGTTGCGGGCGCAGAAGCTCGGCGAGGCCGATCGGATCATCACCCTGCTGACCCGCCAGCACGGCAAGGTGCGGGCGGTGGCGCGCGGGGTGCGGAAGACCAAGTCCAAGTTCGGTGCCCGCCTGGAGCCGTTCTCGCACGTCGACGTGCAGTTCTTCAGCCGGGGCAGCGAGCTGGTCGGGCGCGGGCTGCCGCTGTGCACCCAGGTGGAGACCATCGCCCCGTACGGCGGTTCGATCGTCACCGACTACGGCCGCTACACCGCCGGCACGGCGATGCTGGAGACGGCCGAGCGCTTCGCCGAGAACGAGGGCGAGCCGGCCGTGCAGCAGTACCTGCTGCTGGTGGGCGCGCTGCGCACGCTGGCGGCCGGGCTGCACGAGTCGCACCTGGTGCTGGACGCGTTCCTGCTGCGCTCGCTCGCGGTGAACGGGTACGGCGCGAGCTTCACCGACTGCGCCAAGTGCGGCCTGGACGGGCCGAACCGTTTCTTCTCGCTCCCCGCAGGGGGGGTGCTGTGCGCGGACTGCCGAGTGCCCGGATGTGCCGTACCCTCCCCT from Kitasatospora cathayae includes:
- the recO gene encoding DNA repair protein RecO, whose translation is MSLFRDDGVVLRAQKLGEADRIITLLTRQHGKVRAVARGVRKTKSKFGARLEPFSHVDVQFFSRGSELVGRGLPLCTQVETIAPYGGSIVTDYGRYTAGTAMLETAERFAENEGEPAVQQYLLLVGALRTLAAGLHESHLVLDAFLLRSLAVNGYGASFTDCAKCGLDGPNRFFSLPAGGVLCADCRVPGCAVPSPETLVLLGALLSGDWQTADACEPRYWREGSGLVAAYLQWHLERGIRSMRYVEK
- a CDS encoding TerB family tellurite resistance protein: MTRLCGVRPRWRTDVLGDFFCPGCGGDRNYRRQHGRRWLRLLGTPVLPLGPVIGSVQCTSCHGRYGVEALEQPTSVRLGAMLRDAQYTIALALLAAGGTAHRAAREAACAAVREAGFEDCGEAQVLAALAALSGLGGELHDAHGMAGGLAVELHAALEPLAPHLAQQGRERLLLQGAAIALADGRYLPQEREVLAAVGSCLDLPKGQVPALLEAATRAPYENL